In the genome of Hydractinia symbiolongicarpus strain clone_291-10 chromosome 5, HSymV2.1, whole genome shotgun sequence, one region contains:
- the LOC130645313 gene encoding uncharacterized protein LOC130645313, with product MLNFRHISYFLLLTVFVVSSKSALLNAVYWEVKPFLFTNEDGEIDGIIAKIFENGNMYCNNSTQPLINYTLKHESRNSFKRLLHSNETYTKGKLKNVHREKAVWFPVLGSPKMDDLGIHAGFRRFELIKLSDVVVIVPRYEISLPNKIYRGILSCQQIFIIAFLLSAFFGMVVWMIERFNNHQFSPSFFKGSGSGLWWSLVSMTTVGYGDIVPQSVLGRFVAICWLFIGVLIGCLMTATMTDVVGGVNGLSVHGRTVSVLAHSSEERVAAKDYRANVVPADSYHEVLELVRQQKVFAAIISADVAAWYQDEITDDSSYCPLRIIQKLPAKLYVNSLFTGNVSVFLKSIIKCMYLQRDEVYTQPAEQYRQYCHTETLFIGSVMDLFHESIFIQVLLAIVCGLFLIGVIFEIYLWSGKRKLRRQSCEREEIKLV from the coding sequence ATGTTGAATTTTCGGCACATTTCCTACTTTTTATTGCTAACTGTGTTTGTTGTTAgttcaaaaagtgcattattGAATGCAGTTTATTGGGAAGTGAAGCCGTTTCTCTTTACCAATGAAGATGGGGAAATCGACGGAATCATCGCGAAGATATTTGAAAATGGGAATATGTACTGCAATAATTCCACTCAACCGCTCATTAACTACACATTGAAACATGAATCAAGGAACTCGTTTAAACGCCTCCTACACTCAAACGAGACTTACACCAAGGGGAAGTTGAAAAATGTCCACAGGGAAAAAGCAGTTTGGTTTCCTGTATTGGGATCACCAAAGATGGATGATTTGGGGATTCATGCTGGATTCCGGCGTTTCGAATTGATCAAGTTATCGGATGTTGTGGTAATTGTTCCACGCTATGAAATTTCTCTGCCAAATAAAATATACCGGGGTATTCTTAGTTGTCAGCAAATTTTCATAATTGCTTTTCTGTTGTCGGCGTTTTTCGGAATGGTGGTTTGGATGATAGAACGTTTCAATAACCACCAGTTTTCTCCCTCGTTTTTCAAGGGGAGTGGGTCAGGCTTATGGTGGAGTTTGGTTTCTATGACGACGGTAGGGTATGGAGACATTGTGCCGCAGTCGGTACTCGGCCGATTTGTCGCCATTTGTTGGCTTTTTATTGGTGTATTGATTGGTTGTCTCATGACAGCCACAATGACTGATGTTGTTGGTGGTGTGAACGGGTTGAGCGTGCATGGAAGGACCGTTTCTGTTCTTGCTCACTCCTCTGAAGAGAGAGTGGCAGCCAAAGATTATCGAGCAAATGTTGTACCAGCAGATTCGTATCACGAAGTGCTTGAATTAGTGAGACAACAAAAGGTTTTCGCCGCCATTATAAGTGCTGATGTAGCTGCATGGTATCAAGACGAAATAACAGACGACTCTTCATATTGTCCTCTGCGGATAATCCAAAAGTTACCGGCGAAGCTTTATGTTAACAGTTTGTTCACTGGTAATGTATCCGTGTTTCTTAAATCAATAATAAAATGCATGTATCTTCAACGAGACGAAGTGTACACGCAACCGGCGGAGCAATATCGACAATATTGTCACACAGAGACGCTGTTTATTGGTTCCGTGATGGACTTGTTCCACGAGAGCATTTTTATTCAAGTTTTACTTGCAATCGTCTGCGGTCTTTTCCTGATTGGGGTTATATTCGAAATATATTTATGGTCAGGAAAACGTAAGTTGCGAAGACAGAGTTGTGAACGAGAAGAAATAAAACTTGTTTGA
- the LOC130645311 gene encoding frizzled-4-like, whose product MCVGIKIFLLIFYVARCLASAPPYNLHEGMNWKCEPIRIAFCKDLKYNITVSNYNDENQEDHEKFLKSFQPLIQTRCSKHLRLFLCALRVPLCHSDFPKPITACRSLCEDVHKNCRDTLLPHVKRIPAVFNCSRLKENKEDQMCLDGGVKKTHFYPTTTTKRTKNTKTSKKSKPTIRRVKTNHVRKTAKITSAATFCRVLYSRNSQNYFYVDKVQSCALGCMKDGLFTSSEKQLAEKWIMALACLCVLMSVLSLFVVVFNYHKTAYPERTISFIVVCYLFYGLAYVIRLVYSREGVSCQEENGFQYLLVDGSGNITCAATFVLAYCFSLAQNIWWIMLCLTWFLSAGIRWNSNAIKSKSSYFHVVAWGVPCAITIVVLVLRKIDVNELTGICSIGNRYENLSTLRAFVLGPLFTFLVMGSMFLLFGFIALLRIPGHLIMEVNARSNLKRPLAPVAVYAALHTFFSTFILASYFYEYFNKAAWYHDPATTGPNYIVFLVRLIMEFFIGLCASLWLLCVHTPPLYKKFKLKLCRSEVVMNSPPDHTLLDPVRSQTDTNETSI is encoded by the coding sequence ATGTGTGTtggaataaaaattttcttactcATTTTTTACGTCGCAAGATGTCTAGCCAGCGCACCACCTTATAATCTTCATGAAGGCATGAACTGGAAGTGCGAGCCAATACGCATAGCTTTTTGCAAAGACCTTAAATACAATATTACAGTCAGTAACTATAACGACGAAAATCAAGAAGACCATgagaagtttttaaaatcattccAACCTTTAATACAAACTAGATGTTCAAAACACTTAAGATTATTTTTATGTGCTTTGCGAGTTCCGTTGTGTCATTCTGACTTTCCAAAACCCATTACGGCGTGTCGAAGTTTATGTGAAGATGTGCACAAAAATTGTCGCGATACGTTACTACCACATGTTAAGCGTATACCTGCAGTTTTTAATTGCTCAAGgttgaaagaaaataaagaagatCAAATGTGTTTGGACGGTGGCGTGAAAAAAACTCACTTTTATCCTACAACGACTACAAAACGaaccaaaaacacaaaaacttcaaaaaagtcAAAACCAACCATTCGCCGAGTTAAAACAAATCACGTCAGAAAGACAGCAAAGATCACGTCTGCCGCGACATTTTGTCGAGTTTTATATTCAAGAAatagtcaaaattatttttatgtcgaTAAAGTTCAATCCTGTGCGTTGGGATGCATGAAGGATGGGTTATTTACATCTTCTGAAAAACAGTTAGCTGAGAAATGGATCATGGCATTAGCGTGTTTATGCGTATTGATGTCTGTGTTGTCATTATTTGTTGTCGTGTTCAATTATCACAAGACAGCCTATCCTGAACGAACAATTTCTTTTATCGTAGTTTGCTATCTCTTCTATGGCTTAGCGTATGTTATCAGACTTGTATACAGTAGAGAAGGAGTCAGCTGCCAAGAGGAAAATGGTTTTCAATATTTACTCGTTGACGGCTCCGGTAACATAACGTGCGCAGCAACATTTGTTTTGGCGTATTGTTTTTCTTTAGCTCAAAATATTTGGTGGATCATGCTCTGTTTAACGTGGTTTTTAAGTGCAGGCATAAGATGGAATTCAAATGCGATAAAATCCAAATCTTCGTACTTTCACGTGGTGGCGTGGGGCGTTCCATGCGCCATCACGATCGTTGTGCTAGTCTTACGGAAAATCGATGTGAACGAACTTACTGGTATTTGCTCGATCGGGAATAGATACGAAAACCTTTCCACTTTGCGAGCGTTTGTGCTTGGacctttatttacatttttggtcATGGGTtctatgtttttgttgtttggtTTTATCGCTTTACTTCGCATTCCTGGACATTTGATCATGGAAGTAAACGCCAGGTCAAATTTAAAGCGGCCGCTGGCACCCGTGGCTGTTTATGCGGCTCTACATACTTTCTTTTCAACCTTCATTCTTGCGAGCTACTTTTACGAGTACTTTAATAAAGCCGCTTGGTATCATGATCCAGCAACAACCGGACCAAATTATATAGTGTTTTTGGTGCGACTTATTATGGAGTTTTTTATTGGACTTTGTGCCTCACTGTGGTTGTTATGTGTACACACACCGCCGCTCTACAAGaaatttaaactgaagttgTGTCGATCTGAGGTGGTTATGAATAGCCCACCTGATCATACACTCCTAGATCCCGTCAGATCGCAAACGGATACAAACGAAACTAGCATTTAA